The DNA segment GGCTTATGATGCAGCAAAAGCATCTGTATTAGGTATCGGAATAGGCATATCTGGAGATTTAGTGTGTTTGCACTCTAAAAACTTGGAAATCAATACACCTTTGATTCTTTCAAAGACAAGTGAAAACTTTGATCCACGACTCGTTGGATGCAATGCTGCAAAATATGTAAAGGGTTTGCCACTTAAATACTTAGATTAGCAGGTGGTACAATGAGTGTTTATACTAAAACTGGTGATGATGGTTACACGTTGCTATTAAATGGAGAAAGAATTCCAAAGGACGATTTGAGAATAGAGACATTGGGAAATTTGGATGAATTGACAAGCTATTTAGGATTTGCAAAAGCTCAAATAAATGATGATTCCATAAAAAAGAGATAGAAAATATTCAGATAAAGGTAAAAGTAATACTTTCAGAGATAGCAGATGGCAAAAGCGATAAATGGCATATATCAGAAAATGATGTCTTTGACATAGAAAGATTAATTGACGATTATCAAAACATGGTAAAGATTAAAAATGGTTTTGTAATACCTGGTAAAAACCAAATCTCAGCATTATTAGATATTGTAAGGACTATAACGAGAAAAACTGAGAGAAGCTTAATCAAAGTTGACAAGAAATATCCTGTAAATATTAATTCGAAAGTTTACATCAATAGATTGTCTGATTATTTGTTTGTTTTAGCAAGGTATATGGAAATAAGAACGGAAATAGAAGAAAAAGTAAAAGACGTGATAAGAAAGCATTATGGAAAGAACAAAGGCGAAATAAAGCTAAATTTAGATATAGCAAAAAATTTAATGGCTAAGGTAGAAAAGAAGGCAGAAAGCATTAATCTACCGGTTGCTATTGCAATAGTTGACATGCATGGCAATTTGATAGCGGCTCATTTTATGGATGGTACACTTCTTGAAAGCATGAATCTAGCTATAAATAAAGCTTATACATCAGTGGTGCTTAAAATGTCGACGCAAGAGTTATCAAAACTTGCACAACCAGGGCAGCCTCTTTACGGGATAAATACAACTGATAATAGAATCGTAGTGTTTGGAGGTGGGTGCCCTATAAAACATCAAGGTGAAATAGTTGGTGGAATTGGAGTTAGCGGTGGTACAGTAGAACAAGATATAGAACTTTCTATTTATGGTGCAGATGTATTTGAGGAGGTTATATCATGAAAGTTAAAGAGGAAGATATTGAAGCGATCGTCAAAAAAGTCTTATCGGAATTTAATTTTAAAAAAAATACTAAAAGTTTCAGAGATTTTGGCGTATTTCAAGATATGAATGATGCTATTCGTGCTGCAAAAGATGCCCAGAAAAAATTGAGAAATATGTCCATGGAGTCGAGAGAAAAGATTATACAGAATATAAGAAAAAAGATTATGGAGAATAAAAAAATACTTGCAGAGATGGGCGTCAGTGAAACTGGCATGGGGAAAGTAGAGCACAAAATAATAAAACATGAGCTTGTAGCACTTAAGACACCTGGTACCGAAGATATAGTGACAACAGCATGGTCTGGCGATAAGGGACTGACATTGGTTGAAATGGGGCCATTTGGTGTAATAGGTACGATTACTCCTTCGACAAATCCAAGTGAAACCGTCCTTTGCAATAGCATAGGTATGATAGCCGCAGGTAATTCAGTCGTATTTAATCCACATCCAGGTGCGGTAAATGTATCTAATTACGCTGTCAAGTTAGTAAATGAAGCGGTGATGGAAGCTGGCGGCCCTGAGAATTTAGTCGCATCTGTTGAAAAACCTACACTTGAAACTGGAAATATTATGTTCAAGAGTCCTGATGTTTCGCTATTAGTAGCGACAGGCGGACCTGGTGTAGTAACATCGGTTCTCTCATCTGGCAAAAGGGCAATAGGAGCAGGAGCAGGAAATCCACCAGTTGTAGTTGATGAAACGGCAGATATAAAAAAAGCTGCGAAAGATATAGTCGATGGTGCTACATTTGACAACAATTTGCCTTGTATTGCTGAAAAGGAAGTAGTTTCTGTAGATAAAATAACAGATGAACTGATTTACTACATGCAACAGAATGGCTGCTACAAGATTGAGGGGCGAGAAATTGAAAAGCTCATTGAACTTGTATTGGATCACAAAGGTGGCAAGATAACATTAAACAGGAAATGGGTTGGCAAAGATGCTCATTTAATACTAAAAGCTATAGGCATAGATGCTGATGAAAGCGTAAGGTGCATAATTTTTGAGGCGGAAAAAGACAATCCGTTAGTGGTAGAAGAGCTGATGATGCCTATTTTAGGAATAGTAAGAGCCAAAAATGTAGATGAAGCGATAATGATTGCGACAGAGTTAGAACATGGCAATAGGCATTCAGCACATATGCATTCTAAAAACGTTGATAATTTAACAAAGTTTGGAAAAATAATTGACACTGCTATATTTGTAAAAAATGCTCCATCGTATGCCGCGTTAGGATATGGTGGTGAAGGTTATTGCACATTTACGATTGCAAGCAGAACAGGTGAAGGATTGACATCTGCAAGGACTTTTACTAAAAGTCGTAGATGTGTCTTGGCAGATGGATTATCAATAAGATAGGAGAGGATAATATGGAAGTCAATCAGATAGACATTGAGGAGATAGTTAAGAAAATATTAAATGATTTAAGAAATGAGCCTAAAGAAAACATTAAAGAGAGCAATTCAAAAATACCATCTATCTGCAGAGCTGCTGTACTTACAGATGTTAAAAAAATAGAAGTAAAAGAATTTAATATTCCAGAAATAAATGATGATGAAATGCTTGTCAAGGTGGAAGGCTGTGGCGTTTGCGGTACTGATGTTCATGAATACAAAGGAGATCCTTTTGGACTTATACCATTGGTTTTAGGACACGAAGGTACAGGTGAGATAGTCAAGCTGGGGAAAAACGTGAGACGAGATTCTGCTGGTAAAGAAATCAAAGAAGGCGATAAGATTGTTACATCTGTCGTTCCGTGCGGTGAATGCGATATATGTTTGAATCATCCAGACAAGACAAATTTGTGTGAAAACTCAAAGATTTACGGCTTAATATCCGATGATAATTACCATTTAAATGGTTGGTTCTCAGAGTACATCGTCATAAGGAAAGGCTCAACATTTTATAAGGTCAATGATATAAACCTTAATTTGAGGCTTTTGGTAGAACCGGCTGCAGTAGTCGTACATGCAGTAGAGCGCGCAAAATCCACAGGTCTTATGAAATTCAACAGTAAAGTTCTCGTACAAGGCTGTGGCCCTATAGGATTACTGCTATTGTCGGTTGTAAAGACGCTTGGAGTAGAAAATATCATAGCCGTCGACGGCGATGAGAATAGACTCAACATGGCTAAAAGATTAGGTGCTACAGCACTCATTAATTTTACTAAATACAGCAATATTGATGAGCTTGTTGATGCTGTTAAAAAAGCAAGCGATGGAATTGGCGCAGATTTTGCATTTCAATGTACAGGCGTTCCTTCTGCAGCGTCTAATATTTGGAAGTTTGTAAGGCGGGGAGGTGGTTTATGCGAAGTTGGATTTTTTGTAAATAATGGTGATTGTAAGATAAACCCCCATTATGATATTTGCAATAAGGAGATAACAGCAGTTGGCTCATGGACTTACACTCCTCAAGACTATTTGACAACTTTTGATTTTCTCAAAAGAGCTAAAGAAATAGGACTTCCAATTGAAGAGCTGATAACACATAGATTTTCACTTGATAAAATGAATGAAGCTATGGAAGTTAATATGAAGCAGGAAGGGATAAAAGTAGTGTATATAAATGACAGATTTTAGGTGATATAATGCAGGCTGTTGGATTGATTGAAGTTTATGGATTAGTAGCGGCATTTGTGGCAGCAGATGCTGCATGCAAAAAAGCGAATGTCGTAATAGAGTCTTTTGACAACAATAAGCCATTAAATGCTGAAGCATTGCCAGTTCCATTGATAATAGTCGTTAAGCTCAGAGGAGATCTTGAGGATGTAAAAATAGCGGTAGATGCTGCAGTTGATGCAGCTAATAAAATATCTGGTGTAGTTGCTACAAATATAATAGCAAAACCAGAAGAAGATACTGAAAAGCTATTAAAGCTAAATTGTCTTAAATAAAAAATCGAGGAGGATTTTGATTATGGTACAAGAAGCATTGGGAATGGTAGAAACGAGAGGATTGGTAGCAGCAATAGAAGCAGCAGATGCTATGGTAAAGGCTGCGGATGTCACTTTGATAGGAACTGAAAAAATAGGTTCAGGACTTGTAACAGTCATGGTAAGAGGAGATGTCGGTGCAGTAAAAGCAGCGACAGAAGTTGGCGCAAGTGCAGCTTCAAAATTGGGAGAGTTAGTGGCTGTTCACGTAATACCAAGGCCTCATACTGATGTTGAAAAGATACTGCCGACAATTAAATAATTTTGGCACATTTAGGAGTTTGATAAATGTATGCAATTGGACTTATTGAAGTAAATGGGTTTGTCACAGCGGTTGAAACACTGGATGCAATGTTGAAAACAGCCAATGTAGAGTTTGTAACATGGGAGAAAAAACTTGGAGGCAGACTTGTGACAATCATTATTAAAGGAGATGTTTCAGCAGTTGAAGAAGCAATTTTAACTGGAAAGATTGAAGCTGACAAGATTACACGGACAGTAGCATACGCAGTTATTCCAAATCCACATCCAGAAACTATAAAGATGGTAAATATTAGTGCAGGAAAGCTATTTAAAGCAGATGGTGGTGAAATAAATGAGTTCTGAAGAAAAGGATACGAATGCAAAAGATGTTAAAGTCGAAAAGCAGAAAAATAATTTAACGAAAACATCAAATAAAGAATTTAAGGAGGAATTGATTATGGAACAACAAGCATTAGGAATGGTAGAGACGAGAGGATTGGTAGCAGCGATAGAAGCTGCTGATGCAATGGTAAAGGCTGCTAATGTCACGTTAATAGGAACTGAAAAAATAGGTTCAGGACTTGTAACAGTCATGGTAAGAGGAGATGTTGGTGCAGTAAAAGCAGCGACAGAGACTGGAGCAAATGCAGCTAAAAAGTTAGGGGAGTTAGTAG comes from the Thermoanaerobacterium aotearoense genome and includes:
- a CDS encoding ATP:cob(I)alamin adenosyltransferase, with translation MADGKSDKWHISENDVFDIERLIDDYQNMVKIKNGFVIPGKNQISALLDIVRTITRKTERSLIKVDKKYPVNINSKVYINRLSDYLFVLARYMEIRTEIEEKVKDVIRKHYGKNKGEIKLNLDIAKNLMAKVEKKAESINLPVAIAIVDMHGNLIAAHFMDGTLLESMNLAINKAYTSVVLKMSTQELSKLAQPGQPLYGINTTDNRIVVFGGGCPIKHQGEIVGGIGVSGGTVEQDIELSIYGADVFEEVIS
- the pduA gene encoding propanediol utilization microcompartment protein PduA, which translates into the protein MVQEALGMVETRGLVAAIEAADAMVKAADVTLIGTEKIGSGLVTVMVRGDVGAVKAATEVGASAASKLGELVAVHVIPRPHTDVEKILPTIK
- a CDS encoding BMC domain-containing protein; this translates as MEQQALGMVETRGLVAAIEAADAMVKAANVTLIGTEKIGSGLVTVMVRGDVGAVKAATETGANAAKKLGELVAVHVIPRPHADVEKILPTIK
- a CDS encoding glycerol dehydratase reactivase beta/small subunit family protein encodes the protein MEFIKPQIVIFANTENKYIINEVIAGIEEEGALYRLSYNECADVMKMAYDAAKASVLGIGIGISGDLVCLHSKNLEINTPLILSKTSENFDPRLVGCNAAKYVKGLPLKYLD
- a CDS encoding aldehyde dehydrogenase family protein; translation: MKVKEEDIEAIVKKVLSEFNFKKNTKSFRDFGVFQDMNDAIRAAKDAQKKLRNMSMESREKIIQNIRKKIMENKKILAEMGVSETGMGKVEHKIIKHELVALKTPGTEDIVTTAWSGDKGLTLVEMGPFGVIGTITPSTNPSETVLCNSIGMIAAGNSVVFNPHPGAVNVSNYAVKLVNEAVMEAGGPENLVASVEKPTLETGNIMFKSPDVSLLVATGGPGVVTSVLSSGKRAIGAGAGNPPVVVDETADIKKAAKDIVDGATFDNNLPCIAEKEVVSVDKITDELIYYMQQNGCYKIEGREIEKLIELVLDHKGGKITLNRKWVGKDAHLILKAIGIDADESVRCIIFEAEKDNPLVVEELMMPILGIVRAKNVDEAIMIATELEHGNRHSAHMHSKNVDNLTKFGKIIDTAIFVKNAPSYAALGYGGEGYCTFTIASRTGEGLTSARTFTKSRRCVLADGLSIR
- a CDS encoding zinc-dependent alcohol dehydrogenase, with product MEVNQIDIEEIVKKILNDLRNEPKENIKESNSKIPSICRAAVLTDVKKIEVKEFNIPEINDDEMLVKVEGCGVCGTDVHEYKGDPFGLIPLVLGHEGTGEIVKLGKNVRRDSAGKEIKEGDKIVTSVVPCGECDICLNHPDKTNLCENSKIYGLISDDNYHLNGWFSEYIVIRKGSTFYKVNDINLNLRLLVEPAAVVVHAVERAKSTGLMKFNSKVLVQGCGPIGLLLLSVVKTLGVENIIAVDGDENRLNMAKRLGATALINFTKYSNIDELVDAVKKASDGIGADFAFQCTGVPSAASNIWKFVRRGGGLCEVGFFVNNGDCKINPHYDICNKEITAVGSWTYTPQDYLTTFDFLKRAKEIGLPIEELITHRFSLDKMNEAMEVNMKQEGIKVVYINDRF
- a CDS encoding BMC domain-containing protein; this encodes MYAIGLIEVNGFVTAVETLDAMLKTANVEFVTWEKKLGGRLVTIIIKGDVSAVEEAILTGKIEADKITRTVAYAVIPNPHPETIKMVNISAGKLFKADGGEINEF
- a CDS encoding ATP:cob(I)alamin adenosyltransferase, with the translated sequence MSVYTKTGDDGYTLLLNGERIPKDDLRIETLGNLDELTSYLGFAKAQINDDSIKKR
- a CDS encoding BMC domain-containing protein, with amino-acid sequence MQAVGLIEVYGLVAAFVAADAACKKANVVIESFDNNKPLNAEALPVPLIIVVKLRGDLEDVKIAVDAAVDAANKISGVVATNIIAKPEEDTEKLLKLNCLK